CAGCGGCTGGTTCCACCTCGGGCCGTGGGAGCTCGGGCATCCGTATCGCGACGTAGTGATCGACACCCCGGTGGGTCCCGCTCCGGCGTGGCTGGTCCCCGCCGCCGAGGATTCCGGCCGCTGGATCATCCACATCCACGGCCGCGCGGTCCGGCGCCAGGAGTGCCTGCGCGGCCTTCCGGCCGCCCACGCGGCGGGATTCACGTCCCTCGTCGTCAGCTACCGCAACGACGGTGAGGCGCCGGAGGGGCCCGACGGCCGCTACCGCCTCGGCGACACCGAGTGGCTCGACGTGAACGCGGCGATCGAGTACGCCGTCGAGCACGGCGCGAGCGAGATCGTGCTGATGGGCTGGTCGATGGGGGGCGCGATCGCGCTCCAGACGGTGCTGCGCTCGCGGCGCGCGCGTTCGACCGTCGTCGGGCTCGTGCTGGAGTCGCCGGCGATCGACTGGCACGACATCCTGTCGTACCAGGGCGCGACCTACCGCCTGCCGCCCCCGCTCACGCGCCTCGTCATCGCGATGCTCTCGAGCCGGTGGGGACGCCTCTTCACCGGGCTCGGCTCGCCGATCGGCTTCGACCGGCTCGATGTCGTGGCCCGGGCGGACGAGTTCGACCTGCCGATGCTGCTGTTCCACAGCGCGGACGACGGCTTCGTGCCGGTCGCGGGTTCGGATCGCCTCGCGGCGGCGCGACCCGACCTCATCACGTACGAGCGGTTCACCCGTGCGCGGCACACCAAGCTCTGGAACGACGACCCGGTGCGATGGAACGGCGCGCTGGCGGTCTGGCTCGGCGAGCTCGCCCGCGGAGGGACGCGGGCGGAGCGCCCGTCCGTGCCCGCGCACGGCTGAGGCGGCCCGCTCAGGCCTCGCGCGACCGCTCGAGCTGACGCTTGATGCGGGCCAGCATCGCGGTCATGCCGCGGATGCGCAGCGGGGAGACCGCCTCGGTGAGCCCGAGCGACTGGGGGTAGTCCGCGGGCACCGCGAGCACCTCGTCGACGGCGAGCCCGTCGAGCCCCTGGGCGAGGATCGACGCGAAGCCGCGGGTCGTGGGCGCCTCGACCGGCGCGGTCGCGTGCAGGTGCACGGCGCCCGAGGCATCCGTCTCAGTGAAGATGTAGACGGGCGACTGGCACTCCTCGACGCGCTCGAGCAGGTCGGGGTGGTCGCGGTACCGCTCGGGGAGGTCGGGGAGCTCCTGCGAGAACTCGAGCAGCAGCTGCAGGCGGTCGCGCAGGCCGAGCGCGAGGAAGTCCTCGCGGATCTCGGCGAGCTGGGCGGGGAGTGCGGTGGTCGTCATCCGGGCCATTCTCCCATCGACCGCCTGCGCGGGCGCTGCACGCTCACCGGCCGGGAACGGCCCCGGGCTCGGTGCCGGTCACGATCGGCACGCGCACCGCGCTGCCCCACTCGGTCCACGACCCGTCGTAGTTGCGCACGTGCTCGAAGCCGAGCAGGTGGGTCAGCACGAACCAGGTGTGGCTCGACCGCTCGCCGATCCGGCAGTAGGCGATGACCTCGTCGCCGTCGGCGAGCCCGGCCTCGCCCTTGTAGATCGCCTCGAGCTCGTCGCGCGTCTTGAAGGTGGCGTCGGGTGCCGCTGCGCGGGCCCAGGGCACGGATGCCGCCGAGGGGATGTGCCCGCCGCGCAGCGCGCTCTCGTCGGGGTACGCGGGCATGTGCGTGCGCTCGCCGCTGTACTCCTCGGGCGAGCGGACGTCGATCAACGGGCTGCCGAGGTGGGCGAGCACGTCCTCCTTGAACGCGCGGATCGTCGTATCGTCGCGCTCGACGACCGGGTACTCGACGGGCACGGGGGAGGGGACGTCGGTCGTGAGCTCGCGCCCCTCGGCGACCCAGAGGTCGCGGCCGCCGTCGAGGAGGCGCACGTCCTCGTGGCCGAAGAGCGTGAACACCCACAGCGCGTAGGCCGCCCACCAGTTGTTCTTGTCGCCGTAGACCACGATGGTCGTGTCACGTGAGATGCCCTTCGAACCGAGGAGCGCGGCGAACTGCTCGCCGTCGAGGTAGTCGCGCACGACGGGATCGTTGAGGTCGGTGTGCCAGTCGACCTTGACCGCGCCCGGGATGTGCCCGGTCTCGTAGAGCAGCACGTCCTCGTCGGACTCCACGACGACGAGGCCGGGGTCGCCCAGGTGCGCCGCGAGCCACTCGGTCGAGACCAGGCGCTCGGGATGGGCGTACGCGCGGAACTTGTCGGCGGGGT
This portion of the Agromyces rhizosphaerae genome encodes:
- a CDS encoding sulfurtransferase codes for the protein MSVAADPADKFRAYAHPERLVSTEWLAAHLGDPGLVVVESDEDVLLYETGHIPGAVKVDWHTDLNDPVVRDYLDGEQFAALLGSKGISRDTTIVVYGDKNNWWAAYALWVFTLFGHEDVRLLDGGRDLWVAEGRELTTDVPSPVPVEYPVVERDDTTIRAFKEDVLAHLGSPLIDVRSPEEYSGERTHMPAYPDESALRGGHIPSAASVPWARAAAPDATFKTRDELEAIYKGEAGLADGDEVIAYCRIGERSSHTWFVLTHLLGFEHVRNYDGSWTEWGSAVRVPIVTGTEPGAVPGR
- a CDS encoding alpha/beta hydrolase, encoding MANGLRRRRSAAATEGARAVFGMAAGGAIAVSAVLAAVGAASSLLASFVARAIVTPSRYKVEDTRVVAVDLARHEITLGATPDARMRGEYSFWFHQDTGHARLGEVLEETPTVVRRRLLGVDFGVLATAHRGRFSGWFHLGPWELGHPYRDVVIDTPVGPAPAWLVPAAEDSGRWIIHIHGRAVRRQECLRGLPAAHAAGFTSLVVSYRNDGEAPEGPDGRYRLGDTEWLDVNAAIEYAVEHGASEIVLMGWSMGGAIALQTVLRSRRARSTVVGLVLESPAIDWHDILSYQGATYRLPPPLTRLVIAMLSSRWGRLFTGLGSPIGFDRLDVVARADEFDLPMLLFHSADDGFVPVAGSDRLAAARPDLITYERFTRARHTKLWNDDPVRWNGALAVWLGELARGGTRAERPSVPAHG
- a CDS encoding SufE family protein; amino-acid sequence: MTTTALPAQLAEIREDFLALGLRDRLQLLLEFSQELPDLPERYRDHPDLLERVEECQSPVYIFTETDASGAVHLHATAPVEAPTTRGFASILAQGLDGLAVDEVLAVPADYPQSLGLTEAVSPLRIRGMTAMLARIKRQLERSREA